A stretch of Mytilus edulis chromosome 11, xbMytEdul2.2, whole genome shotgun sequence DNA encodes these proteins:
- the LOC139494156 gene encoding ATP-dependent DNA helicase pif1-like — protein sequence MRPLNQQHIQFIYNVVHQIKTSDKPVVYFLSGGAGVGKSFVTNALYQMILKFYNRRPGDDFTTPKVLLVAPTGKATYHINGNTIHSTLRIPCNQSLQFRSLESSSLNTLQTKLGNVQLIFIDEFP from the coding sequence ATGAGACCTCTTAATCAGCAGCACATACAGTTCATATATAATGTTGTCCATCAAATCAAGACAAGTGACAAACCAGTTGTCTATTTTCTCAGTGGGGGAGCTGGAGTTGGAAAGTCATTTGTCACTAACGCTCTCtatcaaatgattttaaaattttataatagaaGACCCGGAGACGATTTCACTACTCCAAAAGTTTTGTTGGTGGCACCAACAGGAAAAGCTACTTATCATATCAATGGAAACACAATTCATTCCACACTGCGTATTCCATGCAATCAGAGTCTTCAGTTCAGATCATTAGAATCTAGTTCTTTAAACACACTACAGACCAAATTAGGAAATGTGCAACTTATATTTATTGACGAATTTCCATG